In the genome of Hyphobacterium sp. CCMP332, one region contains:
- a CDS encoding OsmC family peroxiredoxin yields the protein MKRKARAIWKGKGIDGSGKMSAQSGAFKDLNFTAKTRFEDDPGTNPEELIAAAHAGCYTMQLSFNLQEAGYVAKELDAECIIEVKDFHVQSSHIVLNAKVEGIGEEEFEKLVRHAEKNCPISKLLDTKISVEYTLNK from the coding sequence ATGAAAAGAAAAGCAAGAGCAATCTGGAAAGGAAAGGGAATCGACGGAAGCGGTAAAATGAGCGCGCAGAGCGGTGCCTTCAAAGATTTAAATTTCACTGCGAAAACCCGTTTTGAAGATGATCCGGGTACTAATCCTGAGGAATTGATCGCGGCAGCACATGCGGGATGCTATACCATGCAATTGAGTTTTAATCTTCAGGAGGCGGGCTATGTGGCAAAGGAATTAGATGCGGAATGCATTATTGAAGTAAAAGATTTTCATGTTCAAAGCTCGCACATTGTTTTAAATGCTAAGGTAGAAGGCATCGGTGAAGAGGAATTTGAAAAACTGGTAAGACATGCCGAGAAAAATTGCCCTATTTCAAAATTATTGGATACAAAAATATCCGTGGAATATACTTTGAATAAATAG